Proteins encoded by one window of Dietzia sp. B32:
- a CDS encoding ATP-binding cassette domain-containing protein, giving the protein MSSLVLSDVAFAFPDDTPLFDGLDLAVGPGLTSLVGRNGAGKSTLLRLVAGELRSARGSISVDGEPAGPPTVAYLPQLLADAPAERTLADELGVGRQLAALARIEAGEGDDDDFARIGDDWSVEERTIALLDDLGLPTEPGRPVVALSGGERTLAAVAGRLLRRPRVLLLDEPTNNLDARARERLFAAVGEFVAGGDRVVMVVSHDLDLLDSAETTVELRAGGCRVFGGPYPHYRDVIEAEQAAARQSLTGARNDLRAEKRDKVEAQVVLARRQRYGRKMEANRREPKIVMGMRKRQAQESAARYRATHERGVEQARERMRAADAAIRREELLRVELPDPGLPAGRVVLDVADPVAGRVHLAGPARVRVAGPNGSGKTTLLRRLVGIGSGSGSGGVSGGDGSGDGVDDEGVHVPFALLPQDLRVEHPGWSVIDAIRAVRPDAPAEEAHAHAARLLFTGDAGFRRLGDLSGGERLRAALAARLFARPIPQLLILDEPTNNLDLDGVRVLADALAQWRGALLLVTHDDGFCDRVGVDDVITFG; this is encoded by the coding sequence ATGTCTTCCCTCGTCCTGTCGGATGTCGCGTTCGCGTTTCCCGACGACACCCCACTCTTCGACGGGCTCGACCTCGCCGTCGGCCCGGGTCTGACCTCACTCGTCGGCCGCAACGGCGCCGGCAAGAGCACCCTGCTGCGCCTCGTCGCGGGCGAGCTCCGGTCGGCGCGCGGTTCGATCAGCGTCGACGGCGAGCCCGCGGGTCCACCCACCGTCGCGTATCTTCCGCAGCTGCTCGCCGACGCCCCCGCCGAGCGGACTCTCGCCGATGAACTCGGCGTGGGTCGGCAGCTGGCGGCGCTGGCCCGGATCGAGGCGGGTGAGGGCGACGACGACGACTTCGCCCGCATCGGCGACGACTGGTCGGTGGAAGAGCGCACGATCGCGCTGCTCGACGACCTGGGCCTGCCGACCGAACCGGGCCGGCCCGTGGTCGCGCTGTCCGGCGGGGAACGCACCCTGGCGGCGGTGGCGGGTCGGCTTCTCCGGCGGCCGCGGGTCCTGCTGCTGGACGAGCCCACCAACAACCTCGACGCCCGGGCGCGGGAGCGACTGTTCGCGGCGGTCGGTGAGTTCGTTGCGGGCGGGGACCGCGTGGTGATGGTGGTGAGCCACGATCTGGACTTGCTGGACAGCGCCGAGACGACGGTCGAGCTGCGGGCCGGCGGGTGCCGGGTCTTCGGCGGGCCGTACCCGCACTATCGGGACGTGATCGAGGCAGAGCAGGCCGCCGCGCGGCAGTCGCTGACCGGCGCACGGAACGACCTTCGTGCCGAGAAGCGGGACAAGGTCGAGGCGCAGGTGGTGCTGGCGCGGCGCCAACGGTACGGCCGCAAGATGGAGGCGAACAGGCGCGAACCCAAGATCGTCATGGGGATGCGCAAGCGGCAGGCGCAGGAGTCGGCGGCGCGGTACCGGGCCACTCACGAGAGGGGCGTCGAGCAGGCGCGGGAGCGGATGCGCGCGGCGGACGCGGCCATCCGGCGCGAGGAGCTGCTGCGGGTCGAGCTCCCCGACCCGGGACTGCCCGCCGGCCGCGTCGTCCTGGATGTCGCCGACCCCGTCGCCGGGCGGGTGCACCTCGCCGGACCCGCGCGCGTGCGGGTGGCCGGGCCCAACGGCAGCGGCAAGACGACGCTCCTGCGACGCCTCGTGGGCATCGGGAGCGGCAGCGGCAGTGGCGGCGTTAGTGGCGGCGACGGTAGCGGCGACGGGGTCGACGACGAGGGAGTCCATGTCCCGTTTGCCCTGCTGCCGCAGGATCTTCGTGTCGAGCATCCGGGGTGGTCTGTCATCGACGCGATCCGGGCGGTCCGCCCCGACGCACCGGCGGAGGAGGCCCACGCCCACGCGGCGCGGCTGCTGTTCACCGGTGACGCCGGGTTCCGCCGACTCGGCGATCTGTCCGGTGGCGAGCGACTCCGTGCGGCGCTGGCGGCGCGGCTGTTCGCCCGACCGATCCCGCAGTTGCTGATCCTGGACGAGCCGACCAACAACCTCGACCTCGACGGCGTCCGGGTGCTCGCCGACGCACTCGCGCAGTGGCGGGGGGCGCTACTGCTCGTCACCCACGACGACGGCTTCTGCGACCGGGTGGGGGTGGACGACGTGATCACCTTCGGCTGA
- a CDS encoding dihydrofolate reductase family protein, producing the protein MRKLIYYVAVSIDGFIADPDGGFDVFPVEAANMPWLIEHYPETIPGHFRGSLGVTTTPHRAFDTVIMGRTTHQVAVDEGLASGYPHLRQYVVTHRPDELPAEEGLTASDEDPVTLVRRLKSEDSALDVWLCGGGSLAGQLVDEIDEFRLKVNPVVLGAGIPLVARATGGPGAAGGALPLALTRGRRHDFDSGVSYVEYARA; encoded by the coding sequence ATGCGCAAGCTCATCTACTACGTGGCCGTCAGTATCGACGGCTTCATCGCCGACCCGGACGGAGGGTTCGACGTCTTCCCCGTCGAAGCCGCGAACATGCCCTGGCTCATCGAGCACTACCCCGAGACGATACCCGGGCACTTCCGCGGCTCCCTCGGCGTGACGACGACGCCACACCGGGCATTCGACACCGTGATCATGGGCCGCACCACCCATCAGGTGGCCGTGGACGAGGGACTGGCCAGCGGTTACCCGCACCTGCGCCAGTACGTGGTGACCCACCGGCCGGACGAGCTGCCCGCCGAGGAGGGGCTGACCGCGTCCGACGAGGACCCCGTGACCCTGGTCCGCAGGCTCAAGTCGGAGGACTCGGCGCTCGACGTCTGGCTGTGTGGCGGCGGCTCGCTGGCCGGTCAACTGGTCGACGAGATCGACGAGTTCCGGCTCAAGGTCAACCCGGTTGTCCTGGGCGCGGGCATCCCGCTGGTGGCGCGGGCGACGGGCGGGCCGGGCGCGGCGGGCGGGGCGCTCCCGCTGGCGCTGACCCGGGGCCGGCGTCATGACTTCGACAGCGGGGTGAGCTACGTGGAGTACGCCCGCGCCTGA
- a CDS encoding cell wall metabolism sensor histidine kinase WalK has product MQVSLGIFLAIVAGIIGFIVGGFVVPLIHRRGERRRAEQAGPSRLDVLRGVYQQAPYALAVVDRHQDVVLYNRRAAELGIVDDRLLVDPVWRAAESTFTDGHPTRFDLPAKMAPGRRRIPSVSGRGEILEGNGEQFVVVFADDDSEHRRMEAARRDFVANVSHELKTPVGAMAVLAEALLESKDDPDSVEYFGGRVVSEAQRLGKMVSELIELSRLQGAERIRDPEPVDVDDVVAEALRRSASAAEAAGIELITDAPSGLEVRGDWTLLVTAVSNLISNAINYSPEHTPVSITRGINGDTVTLRVTDRGIGIAPEHQARVFERFFRVDKARSRATGGTGLGLAIVKHVAQNHNGAVSLWSRPGTGSTFTLELPAHVEPGGDGGPPDAKQATQGEDQVP; this is encoded by the coding sequence GTGCAGGTCAGTCTGGGGATCTTCCTCGCGATCGTCGCCGGGATCATCGGCTTCATCGTGGGAGGCTTCGTCGTCCCACTGATCCACCGGCGCGGCGAGCGACGCCGTGCCGAGCAGGCCGGGCCCAGTAGGCTGGACGTGCTGCGGGGCGTCTATCAGCAGGCGCCGTACGCACTCGCGGTCGTGGACCGCCACCAGGATGTGGTCCTCTACAACCGTCGCGCCGCCGAGCTGGGGATCGTGGACGACCGCCTGCTGGTGGATCCGGTTTGGCGCGCCGCCGAGTCGACGTTCACGGACGGGCACCCCACCCGATTCGACCTGCCGGCCAAGATGGCCCCCGGTCGCCGCCGCATCCCGTCGGTGAGTGGACGCGGGGAGATCCTCGAGGGCAACGGCGAGCAGTTCGTCGTGGTGTTCGCCGACGACGACTCCGAACACCGTCGCATGGAAGCCGCCCGCCGCGACTTCGTCGCCAACGTCTCCCACGAGCTCAAGACCCCGGTCGGGGCGATGGCTGTGCTCGCCGAGGCGCTGCTGGAGTCCAAGGATGACCCGGACTCTGTCGAGTACTTCGGCGGCCGCGTGGTGAGCGAGGCCCAGCGGCTCGGCAAGATGGTCTCCGAGCTCATCGAGCTCTCGCGACTGCAGGGCGCCGAGCGGATCCGCGACCCGGAGCCGGTGGACGTGGACGACGTGGTGGCCGAGGCGCTGCGCCGGTCCGCCTCGGCGGCCGAGGCGGCGGGGATCGAGCTCATCACCGATGCGCCGTCCGGGCTCGAGGTCAGGGGCGACTGGACCCTGCTGGTCACGGCGGTGTCCAACCTCATCTCCAACGCCATCAACTACTCGCCCGAGCACACCCCGGTGTCGATCACCCGGGGCATCAACGGCGACACCGTGACGCTGCGTGTCACCGACCGCGGCATCGGCATCGCCCCGGAGCACCAGGCCCGGGTCTTCGAGCGGTTCTTCCGCGTCGACAAGGCCCGCTCCCGCGCGACCGGCGGGACCGGACTGGGCCTGGCGATCGTCAAGCACGTCGCGCAGAACCACAACGGCGCGGTCAGTCTGTGGAGCCGGCCCGGTACCGGGTCGACCTTCACACTCGAACTTCCGGCTCATGTGGAGCCGGGCGGCGACGGGGGACCACCCGACGCCAAGCAGGCCACACAAGGAGAGGACCAGGTGCCGTGA
- a CDS encoding alpha/beta fold hydrolase, which yields MTSAPTSESSAHEPAASTPAPTLASAVSSDGTAIAYRVLGDPAARPLVLIHGWAQSSASWGQDVLNGLARRFRVVAIDLRGHGHSDVPAGGYDSAPQWADDVEAVLDSAGITDGSDAILLGWSYGGVVVSDYLAARGEGRVGGIVLCGTVTSLSRSAGGAIGPAMKEVTSGGAFDEKPSVALAAFTSFGNAMMRSGSGPDGQRILGLSLSTPPAVRQALLTRKVDNDDTLRGLSIPALVIHGAHDGVVLPSAGQANAEMIPGGRYVEFAESAHAPFLEETPRFLAELDEFAASL from the coding sequence ATGACCTCCGCGCCCACCTCTGAGTCCTCAGCCCACGAGCCCGCAGCCTCGACGCCCGCGCCCACCCTCGCCTCGGCCGTCTCGTCGGACGGCACCGCGATCGCCTACCGCGTGCTCGGTGACCCCGCAGCCCGGCCGCTCGTGCTCATCCACGGTTGGGCGCAGTCGAGCGCGAGCTGGGGGCAGGACGTGCTGAACGGCCTGGCCCGGCGTTTCCGCGTGGTGGCGATCGACCTGCGCGGCCACGGGCACTCCGACGTCCCGGCCGGCGGCTACGACTCGGCACCGCAGTGGGCCGACGACGTCGAGGCCGTCCTCGACTCCGCCGGGATCACCGACGGCTCGGACGCGATCCTGCTGGGGTGGTCGTACGGCGGCGTGGTGGTCTCGGACTACCTGGCCGCCCGCGGCGAGGGCCGGGTCGGCGGGATCGTGCTGTGCGGCACGGTCACCTCGCTCTCCCGCTCGGCGGGCGGCGCGATCGGCCCGGCCATGAAGGAGGTCACCTCGGGCGGGGCGTTCGACGAGAAGCCCTCCGTCGCGCTGGCGGCGTTCACCAGCTTCGGCAACGCCATGATGCGCTCGGGATCGGGCCCGGACGGGCAGCGGATCCTGGGACTGTCGCTGTCCACGCCCCCGGCGGTCCGGCAGGCGCTGCTCACCCGCAAGGTGGACAACGACGACACCCTGCGCGGCCTGTCGATCCCCGCCCTGGTCATCCACGGCGCCCACGACGGCGTGGTGCTGCCGTCGGCCGGGCAGGCGAACGCCGAGATGATCCCCGGCGGCCGCTACGTCGAGTTCGCCGAGTCCGCACACGCGCCGTTCCTCGAGGAGACGCCGCGCTTCCTCGCCGAGCTCGACGAGTTCGCCGCCTCCCTGTAG
- a CDS encoding long-chain-fatty-acid--CoA ligase, translated as MTTHAGDTPESSDRPWTVHYTPGTTHDLDYGSTTLIDQFDDAVSTYSSRPATEFFGRLTTYSELGSRVRRAAEGLRRLGVARGDRVAVLLPNCPQGITVFYAALRIGAVVVEHNPLYTADELEAPFADHGAKVVVTWNVVAPVVRDLAERPGTAIEHVIAVDLLDELPAVKRLALRRLPLPSLRASRNKLSRPAPGTLDWADFETGAELDFSYPRPAAEDPALILYTSGTTGTPKGAVLSHANLVANAKMGQAWVPGLEFGRERFLASLPMFHAYGVTLCVVIGIAVGARLQLVPTPDMDLIMPIMKKDLPTFIPAVPPIYTKILEEAEKRKIPLHGIKHSLSGAMSLPAELIERWEAATGGLLVEGYGMTETSPITVGNPMSTARRAGSIGVPFPDTDIRVADKDDPSVDAPAGEPGELLVKGPQVFPGYWRNEKATAETFHDGWIRTGDVVVQDDDGFLHVVDRIKEMIVTGGFNVYPSEVEAVLRTAPGVADCAVVGRPSSDGGEKVIAAIVLEPGASLDPDALRAHCKGSLAGYKVPRDFVELDELPTNPMGKVLRKKVAQQINA; from the coding sequence ATGACCACACACGCCGGAGACACCCCCGAATCGAGCGACCGGCCGTGGACCGTCCACTACACGCCGGGAACCACGCATGACCTCGACTACGGCAGCACCACGCTGATCGACCAGTTCGACGACGCCGTCAGCACGTACTCGTCCCGTCCCGCCACCGAGTTCTTCGGCCGCCTGACGACCTATTCGGAGCTAGGCAGTCGCGTGCGCCGCGCGGCGGAGGGTCTGCGCCGCCTGGGGGTCGCGCGCGGTGACCGTGTCGCCGTGCTGCTGCCCAACTGCCCCCAGGGCATCACGGTGTTCTACGCGGCGCTGCGGATCGGCGCGGTGGTCGTGGAGCACAACCCGCTCTACACCGCCGACGAGCTCGAGGCCCCCTTCGCCGATCACGGCGCCAAGGTGGTCGTGACCTGGAACGTCGTCGCGCCGGTGGTGCGGGATCTCGCCGAACGGCCCGGTACCGCGATCGAGCACGTCATCGCCGTCGACCTGCTCGACGAGCTCCCCGCCGTCAAGCGCCTGGCGCTCAGGCGACTTCCCCTCCCGTCTCTGCGGGCCTCCCGGAACAAGCTCTCCCGGCCCGCGCCCGGCACCCTGGACTGGGCCGACTTCGAGACCGGCGCCGAGCTGGACTTCTCGTATCCGCGGCCGGCCGCCGAGGATCCCGCCCTGATCCTCTACACCTCCGGCACCACCGGAACCCCCAAGGGGGCCGTCCTGTCCCACGCCAATCTCGTGGCCAACGCCAAGATGGGCCAGGCGTGGGTGCCCGGGCTCGAGTTCGGCCGCGAGCGGTTCCTGGCCTCGCTGCCGATGTTCCACGCCTACGGGGTGACGCTGTGCGTGGTGATCGGGATCGCCGTCGGCGCGCGGCTGCAGCTGGTGCCGACCCCGGACATGGACCTCATCATGCCGATCATGAAGAAGGACCTGCCCACCTTCATCCCGGCCGTCCCGCCGATCTACACCAAGATCCTCGAGGAGGCGGAGAAGCGGAAGATCCCCCTGCACGGCATCAAGCACTCACTGTCCGGCGCCATGAGCCTGCCCGCCGAGCTCATCGAGCGGTGGGAGGCCGCCACCGGTGGCCTCCTGGTCGAGGGCTACGGGATGACCGAGACCTCCCCCATCACCGTCGGCAACCCGATGTCGACGGCGAGGCGGGCCGGCTCCATCGGCGTCCCGTTCCCGGACACCGACATCCGTGTCGCGGACAAGGACGACCCATCGGTCGACGCACCGGCCGGCGAGCCCGGTGAACTGTTGGTCAAGGGGCCGCAGGTGTTCCCGGGCTACTGGCGCAACGAGAAGGCGACCGCCGAGACCTTCCACGACGGCTGGATCCGCACCGGTGACGTCGTGGTCCAGGACGACGACGGCTTCCTGCACGTGGTGGACCGGATCAAGGAGATGATCGTCACCGGCGGGTTCAACGTCTACCCGTCCGAGGTCGAGGCGGTGCTGCGCACGGCCCCGGGCGTCGCGGACTGTGCCGTGGTGGGCCGCCCGAGTTCCGACGGCGGCGAGAAGGTCATCGCCGCGATCGTGCTGGAGCCCGGCGCCTCACTCGACCCCGACGCCCTGCGCGCGCACTGCAAGGGCTCGCTGGCCGGGTACAAGGTCCCGCGCGATTTCGTCGAACTGGACGAACTGCCCACCAACCCCATGGGCAAGGTCCTGCGCAAGAAGGTCGCCCAGCAGATCAACGCCTGA
- the mshA gene encoding D-inositol-3-phosphate glycosyltransferase — protein sequence MTVTDLDPGAAHPLPRRVAVLSFHTSPLAQPGTGDAGGLNVYVLQTARRLARLGVEVEIFTRATHSSQPPVEQAGDGVLVRNIVAGPFEGLRKEDLPTQLCPFVAGVMRAEAGHAPGYYDLIHSHYWLSGQAGLVASEHWGVPLVHTAHTLAAVKNAVLAEGDTPEPESRRIGEQQIVDAADRLVVNTTGELRELVEYYDADPADVDVVSPGADLEQYTPGTRRGTEQARRALGLGQHSEVIAFVGRIQPLKAPDVIVRALAEMVRAQPRRDVRLMVVGGPSGSGLSRPRSLMDLAEELGVADRVCFLAPRPPSELVDVYRAADIVAVPSYSESFGLVALEAQACGTPVVAAAVGGLPTAVADGRTGITVDGHDPSVWARVLSGLLDDDELRLSMSRAAPVHASGFSWDATAEGLVSSYAGTMAAYRARRADATAS from the coding sequence GTGACCGTAACCGACCTCGACCCCGGCGCCGCGCATCCCCTGCCCCGGCGCGTCGCGGTCCTGTCCTTCCACACCTCGCCGCTGGCCCAGCCGGGCACGGGCGACGCGGGCGGACTCAACGTGTACGTCCTGCAGACAGCGCGCCGGTTGGCCCGCCTCGGCGTGGAGGTCGAGATCTTCACCCGCGCCACCCACTCGTCGCAGCCGCCGGTCGAGCAGGCCGGCGACGGCGTCCTGGTCCGCAACATCGTGGCCGGTCCGTTCGAGGGACTGCGCAAGGAGGACCTGCCCACGCAGCTGTGCCCGTTCGTCGCCGGCGTGATGCGCGCGGAGGCCGGGCACGCGCCGGGGTACTACGACCTCATCCACTCCCACTACTGGCTCTCCGGCCAGGCCGGGCTGGTCGCGTCCGAGCACTGGGGCGTGCCGCTGGTCCACACCGCGCACACGCTGGCGGCGGTGAAGAACGCGGTCCTCGCCGAGGGGGACACCCCCGAGCCCGAGTCCCGGCGTATCGGTGAACAGCAGATCGTGGACGCCGCGGACCGGCTCGTCGTCAACACCACCGGCGAGCTGCGCGAACTCGTCGAGTACTACGACGCCGACCCCGCCGACGTCGACGTCGTCTCGCCCGGCGCCGACCTGGAGCAGTACACCCCCGGCACCCGGCGCGGCACCGAGCAGGCCCGCCGCGCGCTGGGGCTGGGGCAGCACTCCGAGGTGATCGCCTTCGTCGGCCGGATCCAGCCGCTCAAGGCCCCCGACGTGATCGTGCGGGCGCTCGCCGAGATGGTGCGCGCCCAGCCCCGCCGTGACGTGCGTCTGATGGTCGTCGGCGGACCCAGCGGGTCGGGGCTCTCCAGGCCGCGCTCGTTGATGGACCTGGCCGAGGAGCTGGGAGTGGCCGATCGCGTGTGTTTCCTGGCTCCCCGGCCGCCGTCGGAGCTGGTGGACGTCTACCGGGCCGCGGACATCGTGGCGGTGCCGTCGTACTCGGAGTCGTTCGGGCTCGTGGCCCTCGAGGCGCAGGCGTGTGGGACCCCCGTCGTCGCGGCCGCGGTGGGCGGGCTCCCCACGGCCGTCGCCGACGGCCGGACCGGGATCACCGTGGACGGGCACGATCCGAGTGTCTGGGCGCGCGTGTTGTCCGGATTGTTGGACGACGACGAGCTGCGCCTGTCGATGTCGCGGGCCGCCCCGGTGCACGCCTCCGGGTTCTCCTGGGACGCCACGGCCGAGGGGCTCGTGTCCTCGTACGCGGGCACGATGGCCGCGTACCGGGCCCGGCGTGCCGACGCCACCGCGTCCTGA
- a CDS encoding YbjN domain-containing protein — MDDDGPAASREDVDAPTVERIRNFLVEREIESTLADGRTFVVILPGEKRLKTACHLTVNRESVRIEAFVCRQPDEDFEKVYKYMLRRNRRLYQVAYTLDNNGDIYLVGRMPLVAVTEEELDRVLGQVLEAADHDFNILIELGFHTSIRREWEWRVSRGEPLRNLDAFRHLTQDLPQPE; from the coding sequence ATGGACGACGACGGGCCGGCCGCGAGCCGGGAGGACGTCGACGCCCCGACCGTCGAACGGATCCGGAACTTCCTGGTGGAGCGGGAGATCGAGTCGACGCTGGCCGACGGCCGCACGTTCGTCGTGATCCTGCCGGGGGAGAAGCGCCTCAAGACCGCCTGCCACCTGACGGTGAACCGGGAGAGCGTGCGCATCGAGGCGTTCGTGTGCCGCCAGCCCGACGAGGACTTCGAGAAGGTCTACAAGTACATGCTGCGGCGCAACCGTCGGCTGTACCAGGTGGCGTACACGCTGGACAACAACGGCGACATCTACCTCGTCGGCCGGATGCCGCTGGTCGCGGTGACGGAAGAGGAACTCGACCGCGTGCTGGGCCAGGTGCTCGAGGCCGCGGACCACGACTTCAACATCCTCATCGAGCTGGGCTTCCACACCTCGATCCGCCGCGAGTGGGAGTGGCGCGTGTCCCGGGGCGAGCCGCTGCGCAACCTCGACGCGTTCCGCCACCTCACCCAGGACCTGCCCCAGCCGGAGTAG
- a CDS encoding phosphoglyceromutase, translating into MAYGTLVLLRHGQSTWNASNQFTGWVDVDLTDLGREEAVRGGKLLAEAGILPDILYTSLLRRAITTANIALDACDRHWVPVIRHWKLNERHYGKLQGLNKAEIKDQYGDEQFMLWRRSYDTPPPAIDPAGEYSQTSDIRYSDLPEVPLTECLKDVVDRFIPYYAAEIAPKLAEGKTVMVAAHGNSLRALVKHLDGISDSDIAGLNIPTGIPLVYHFDETGLVANPGGTYLDPEAAAAGAAAVANQGGK; encoded by the coding sequence ATGGCTTACGGAACACTCGTCCTCCTGCGTCACGGGCAGTCCACGTGGAACGCATCCAACCAGTTCACGGGCTGGGTCGACGTCGACCTGACCGATCTCGGACGGGAGGAGGCGGTCCGCGGCGGCAAGCTCCTCGCCGAGGCGGGGATCCTGCCGGACATCCTGTACACCTCGCTGCTGCGGCGCGCGATCACCACTGCGAACATCGCGCTGGACGCGTGTGACCGCCACTGGGTCCCGGTGATCCGGCACTGGAAGCTCAACGAGCGTCACTACGGCAAGCTGCAGGGTCTGAACAAGGCGGAGATCAAGGACCAGTACGGCGACGAGCAGTTCATGCTGTGGCGCCGCAGCTACGACACCCCGCCGCCGGCGATCGACCCGGCGGGCGAGTACTCGCAGACCTCCGACATCCGGTACTCCGACCTGCCCGAGGTGCCGCTGACCGAGTGCCTCAAGGACGTCGTGGACCGGTTCATCCCGTACTACGCCGCCGAGATCGCCCCGAAGCTGGCGGAGGGCAAGACCGTGATGGTGGCCGCCCACGGCAACTCGCTGCGTGCGCTCGTCAAGCATCTCGACGGGATCTCGGACTCCGACATCGCGGGCCTGAACATCCCCACCGGGATCCCGCTGGTCTACCACTTCGACGAGACCGGACTGGTCGCCAACCCGGGCGGTACCTACCTCGACCCGGAGGCCGCCGCCGCCGGCGCCGCGGCCGTGGCCAACCAGGGCGGCAAGTAG
- a CDS encoding SDR family NAD(P)-dependent oxidoreductase, which yields MSTDHSAARERLAALPAETRVAVVTGASSGIGEASARELAGLGFHVIVGARRVDRLESLAAEIGGTALPLDVTDADSCAAFCAAIPRLNVLVNNAGGAKGTTSVMDADEDQWRWMWETNVLGTLRMVRGLMPVLVDTGDGLVITITSIAALESYDNGSGYTSAKHAQAVLHRTLRGEHLGQPVRFTEIAPGMVETEFSRVRFDGDDDKAAAVYRGLTPMVAEDVAEIVGFVASRPSHVNLDQIVVKPRDQHSATRAHRN from the coding sequence ATGAGCACCGATCACTCCGCCGCCCGTGAGCGGCTCGCCGCCCTGCCCGCCGAGACCCGCGTCGCGGTGGTGACGGGGGCGTCGTCGGGAATCGGTGAGGCGTCCGCGCGCGAGCTGGCCGGACTCGGGTTCCACGTGATCGTCGGGGCGCGTCGGGTCGACCGTCTGGAGTCGCTCGCGGCGGAGATCGGTGGCACCGCCCTCCCGTTGGACGTGACGGACGCCGACTCGTGCGCGGCGTTCTGCGCGGCCATCCCCCGGCTGAACGTGCTGGTCAACAACGCCGGCGGCGCCAAGGGCACGACCAGCGTGATGGATGCCGACGAGGACCAGTGGCGCTGGATGTGGGAGACCAACGTCCTCGGCACGCTGCGCATGGTCCGCGGCCTCATGCCGGTGTTGGTCGACACGGGCGACGGACTGGTCATCACCATCACCTCGATCGCCGCCCTCGAGTCGTACGACAACGGCTCCGGCTACACCTCGGCCAAGCACGCGCAGGCGGTCCTGCACCGCACGCTGCGCGGGGAGCACCTGGGCCAGCCGGTGCGGTTCACCGAGATCGCGCCCGGCATGGTCGAGACCGAGTTCTCCCGCGTGAGGTTCGACGGCGACGACGACAAGGCGGCCGCCGTCTACCGTGGGCTGACCCCGATGGTGGCCGAGGACGTGGCGGAGATCGTCGGGTTCGTGGCGAGCAGGCCCTCGCACGTCAACCTGGACCAGATCGTGGTGAAGCCGCGGGACCAGCACTCCGCGACGCGCGCCCACCGGAACTGA
- a CDS encoding ferritin has product MARNKNSFVELLSAQVGHEFAASQQYIAIAVWADAQDLPQLASRFYSHSLGERNHAMMMVQYMLDRDIPVTIPAVPAPQPDFSGPADALRSALEQEKQVTRQIEAMFQAARAESDPLGEQFMLWFLREQVEEVANMNTLVTIAERAADDWFRIEEYLARETDSSTNTGTPPSVAGGAV; this is encoded by the coding sequence ATGGCCAGGAACAAGAACTCATTCGTCGAACTCCTCTCGGCTCAGGTCGGTCACGAGTTCGCCGCCAGTCAGCAGTACATCGCGATCGCCGTGTGGGCGGACGCGCAGGACCTGCCGCAGCTCGCGTCGCGCTTCTACTCGCACAGCCTGGGTGAGCGGAACCACGCGATGATGATGGTCCAGTACATGCTCGACCGCGACATCCCCGTGACCATCCCGGCCGTCCCCGCGCCGCAGCCCGACTTCAGCGGGCCCGCCGACGCCCTGCGTTCGGCGCTGGAGCAGGAGAAGCAGGTGACCCGGCAGATCGAGGCGATGTTCCAGGCCGCCCGCGCCGAGTCCGACCCGCTGGGCGAGCAGTTCATGCTGTGGTTCCTCCGCGAGCAGGTCGAGGAGGTCGCCAACATGAACACGCTGGTGACCATCGCCGAGCGCGCCGCCGACGACTGGTTCCGCATCGAGGAGTACCTGGCCCGCGAGACCGACTCCTCCACCAACACCGGAACCCCGCCCTCGGTCGCCGGCGGCGCGGTCTGA
- a CDS encoding limonene-1,2-epoxide hydrolase family protein — protein sequence MAATTTRTDPDVVVRTFFDALMTGSTTAAGDLLAEDVWWANIGLPTIRGKRAVVGAISSMNRSIRFGVEIHHLAVSAPADPTDPAAPVVVLTERTDYLGVGRFRVGFWVCGRLEVRDGRICGWQDYFSKADMARGAVRGLVEMVTGRGR from the coding sequence ATGGCAGCCACCACCACCCGGACCGACCCCGATGTCGTGGTCCGCACGTTCTTCGACGCCCTGATGACCGGGTCCACCACCGCCGCCGGCGACCTGCTCGCCGAGGACGTCTGGTGGGCCAACATCGGCCTGCCGACCATCCGGGGCAAGCGCGCGGTCGTCGGCGCGATCTCCTCGATGAACCGCAGCATCCGCTTCGGAGTGGAGATCCACCACCTCGCGGTGTCGGCGCCCGCGGACCCGACCGACCCGGCGGCCCCCGTCGTGGTGCTCACCGAACGCACCGACTACCTCGGGGTCGGGCGGTTCCGCGTCGGCTTCTGGGTGTGCGGCCGCCTCGAGGTCCGCGATGGCCGGATCTGCGGCTGGCAGGACTACTTCTCCAAGGCCGACATGGCCAGGGGCGCGGTGCGCGGACTCGTCGAGATGGTCACCGGCCGGGGTCGCTGA